The sequence below is a genomic window from Ignavibacteriales bacterium.
TTGACTCGATAAATGAAGTCCGTAACGGCGGGGCACCAATGAGTACAAGTATAGCAAGGCGTGTAATCAGTTCATTCCATAAAAGTACTGCCTCTCCCCTTTCACCAAGAGAAACTGAAATTCTTCTTCATCTTTCGCGGGGCAAAAGTTATTCTATGATTGCGGATGAACTTTTCATAAATAAAGAAACAGTCCGCACTCATATAAAGAATATCTATCAAAAGTTGAATGTGAACTCAAAATCAGCCGCACTTCAGAAAGCTAATAAAGAAAGACTTATCTGATAACTTTCAGGTATTAATTTTTCCCACTATGTGAATCACCCAATTTGCAGGATACTACTCTCGCCTCCTTTACAATATAATGGTATCAGATTTTAACCACTTTAATGAAAGGATATCATTATGAAATCACTGAAACTAATTTCTTCAGCGATGCATCAAATAATTTTTGTTGTTGTAATGCTTTTTCAATCGGAATCTTCTTCACAGATTTTTCAAAAAATAACAGATGCCGCAAACCCGATTGTCACGACATTATCGGACGCAAACTACTCCGGCGCTTGCTGGATTGACTATGACAATGACGGTGATCTGGATCTGCATGCAACAAAAGCATCTTTGTTCAGAAATAATGGTGACGGAACATTTACAAAAGTACCAACGACATTCGGCACAGGAATAGCAGGACTTGGCAACGGTGCAAGCTGGGCGGATTATGATCACGACGGTGATCTTGACGTGGTAGTTGCTGGTGTTCCCACACGTTTCTACCGCAATGATGGCAATGATACATTTACAACTGTTATTGACGGCGAATTAGGAACAAGTAAAGATAATCGTGACTGGACATGCGCCTGGTCAGATTTCAACAACGATGGTTATGCTGATATTCTTTTGGTTCATCCCAGCGGGTTTACCGGGAACCCTGCTCTTGCAAACAGACTTTTGCTATCGAACAGAGATGGAAGATTCACACGCTTAACCGGATATGAGTTTACTACTGCACACGCGCCATATACGGTTGCAACATGGTATGACTTTGATCTCGATGGAGATCAGGATTTATTTATTGGAAGCGGACCTGCTGGAACTCCGGCGAGGGATTTTCTTTTCAGAAATTTATTTACTGAAACCGGAGAAATCGGTTTTGAAAGAATAAATGATCTGCCGATGGGAACCGATCTTCAGGATGGTCAGGTATGGAGTCTAGCTGACTACGATAATGACGGTGATCTTGATGCATTTATAACAAACTATGGTGGTGCTGTTAACAGGTTTTATAAAAACAACAATGGAACTTATCAGACAATTACTACTCCATTTACAGTCGGCGGCAATTATTTAAGCAACAGCTGGGCTGATTTTGATAATGATGGTGATCTTGACCTTGTCACAACATCCGAAGGAAATATCCAGGTATTTTTTAATGAAGGCAGCGACACCTTCGTAACTCATTTTACAGTTTCAGGAGCCGCGCGCAGTGTAGCCTTAGCTGATTATGATGAAGACGGTGATATTGATTTTTATAATTCCGGCGGCGGAACTTCAAGAGGTTTGTATGAAAATATAAATTCTAATGGCAACAACTGGATGCAGTTCATACTGAACGGCAAAATAACTAATCCGGATGCACTCGGAGCGAAGGTTAGACTTAAAGCAATGGTAAATGGAAATCCTGTCTGGATGATGCGTGAAATAAATGCTCAGAATAATTTCAACGGACAAAATTCTTCCCGTGTTCATTTCGGGTTGGGAAATGCAGCAAGCATAGACTCAGTTGTCATTGAATGGACTTCGTCGGATGTTCAGATACTTACCAATATTAGCCCAAACCAGATATTGACTGTCAATGAAAATATTCCTTCAGGATTTTTAAGATGTAACTTCAGTGCCGATTCTGTAAGCGGGAATTACCCATTTAATGTTTCGTTCAGCGACCATAGTCTCAGTGATCCTAATTCAGCAATCACTTCCTGGAAATGGGATTTTGATAACGATGGAACAATTGATTCTGATCAGCCTAATCCTCAACACACCTATGATGATGCAGGAATCTATACAGTGAAGTTGATAGTCCAGAATGGTTCAACAACTGATACACTTACGCGGGATGATTATATCACGGTTGGACAGCCTACAGGAATAATTGAAACCGGTACAACCGTTCCTGCAGAATATCAGTTATTTCAGAATTACCCGAACCCATTCAACCCTTCAACTAAAATAAAATTTCACCTTGCAAAATCTGGATTGATGCGATTATCAATTTATGATGCGCTTGGTACTAAGGTTCAGACAATTTATGATGGTTATAAAGATGCAGGTGAGTACGAAGTTGATTTCAATTCTGGTGATTTAACTTCAGGGCTGTACATTTACCGGCTGGAAGCTGAAAGTTATTCATCAACTAAAAAGATGATGGTGCTCAAGTAATCATAGATTAATTCAAATGTCAGTCATATCCTGTGACTGACATTTGATTATTCTTTCCGATCGGGTTTGTACGATAAATTATAATTAGAACTACTTCTGAAACTTCACAGGACCAATCATATTTTCCGGTTT
It includes:
- a CDS encoding VCBS repeat-containing protein, producing the protein MKSLKLISSAMHQIIFVVVMLFQSESSSQIFQKITDAANPIVTTLSDANYSGACWIDYDNDGDLDLHATKASLFRNNGDGTFTKVPTTFGTGIAGLGNGASWADYDHDGDLDVVVAGVPTRFYRNDGNDTFTTVIDGELGTSKDNRDWTCAWSDFNNDGYADILLVHPSGFTGNPALANRLLLSNRDGRFTRLTGYEFTTAHAPYTVATWYDFDLDGDQDLFIGSGPAGTPARDFLFRNLFTETGEIGFERINDLPMGTDLQDGQVWSLADYDNDGDLDAFITNYGGAVNRFYKNNNGTYQTITTPFTVGGNYLSNSWADFDNDGDLDLVTTSEGNIQVFFNEGSDTFVTHFTVSGAARSVALADYDEDGDIDFYNSGGGTSRGLYENINSNGNNWMQFILNGKITNPDALGAKVRLKAMVNGNPVWMMREINAQNNFNGQNSSRVHFGLGNAASIDSVVIEWTSSDVQILTNISPNQILTVNENIPSGFLRCNFSADSVSGNYPFNVSFSDHSLSDPNSAITSWKWDFDNDGTIDSDQPNPQHTYDDAGIYTVKLIVQNGSTTDTLTRDDYITVGQPTGIIETGTTVPAEYQLFQNYPNPFNPSTKIKFHLAKSGLMRLSIYDALGTKVQTIYDGYKDAGEYEVDFNSGDLTSGLYIYRLEAESYSSTKKMMVLK